The following proteins are encoded in a genomic region of Stegostoma tigrinum isolate sSteTig4 chromosome 10, sSteTig4.hap1, whole genome shotgun sequence:
- the crip1 gene encoding cysteine-rich protein 1 has translation MPKCPRCAKEVYFAEKLSYQGKDWHKSCLKCGKCNKTLTAGSFSEHDGQPYCTTPCYGALFGPKGFGRGGTESHKFS, from the exons ATGCCTAAATGTCCCAGGTGTGCAAAGGAGGTGTATTTTG CTGAGAAACTCTCGTACCAGGGAAAAGATTGGCACAAATCCTGTTTGAAATGTGGGAAGTGCAACAAAACCTTGACAGCTGGCTCTTTCTCTGAA CACGATGGGCAGCCTTACTGTACCACACCATGCTACGGAGCTCTCTTTGGGCCAAAAG GGTTTGGACGTGGTGGGACCGAGAGCCACAAATTTTCTTAA